A genomic region of Silurus meridionalis isolate SWU-2019-XX chromosome 7, ASM1480568v1, whole genome shotgun sequence contains the following coding sequences:
- the ace gene encoding angiotensin-converting enzyme, with product MHRAVLLLSLVGVGVALKPEWQPSIYQSTEAGAIEFLNDYNSTAEQVFYYSTEASWAYSTNLNDHNSQQQVLANLEKQSFIEAWGQVAKQTFPDALLDTFTDTKIKALIKKINVLGPANLPATERERYNSILSQMGNIYSTAKVCPSPDECWALEPELTKILASSRSYKQLLYAWEGWHNKSGEPLKPLYPEFVELSNKASRMDGFADTGDEWRSWYESPSFEKDLENLFKQLQPLYLNLHAFVRRKLYNYYGPKYINLKGPIPAHLLGNMWAQSWNNIYDMMIPFPDKPNVDVTKTMVAQGYNATYMFEVAQEFFTSLGLKKMPNEFWDKSMLQKPTDGRDVVCHASAWDFYNREDFRIKQCTTVTMEQLFTVHHEMGHVEYYLQYKDQPVSFRRGANPGFHEAIGDTLSLSVSTPKHLHTIGLLDTLTDDYETDINYLLKMALEKIAFLPFGYLIDQWRWSVFNGRTPPDRYNSEWWYLRTKYQGICPPVRRNEEQFDAGAKYHIPGNTPYIRYFVSFILQFQFHQKLCQEAGHTGPLHKCDIYRSAKAGAVLEKVMQSGSSKIWTEVLQENLGTNQMNASSLMEYFQPIITWLEEQNRQSGETLGWPDFNWMPPVPQGYPEDIAEKITDEAQAKQFLAEYNSTAENVWNAYTEASWSYNTDINEENKKIMLQKNLDMANHTKTYGLEARKYDTADFQDASVKRILKKLSDLERAVLPDEQLREYNDLLASMETTYSVAKVCEDHGACLSLDPDLNKIMAESRDYDRLLFAWQGWRNASGRELRQSYKRYVELANLAAQSNGHADNGAFWRSLYETPTFEQDLEALWSELQPLYLNLHAYVRRGLYKKYGKERINLKGPIPAHLLGNMWAQTWSGIMDLVNPYPDATQVDVTQSMINLGWDAKRMFQESDNFFKSVGLMPMPEEFWNKSMLTKPANREVVCHASAWDFYNRKDFRIKQCTVVNMDDLITVHHEMGHVQYFLQYKDQPISFRDGANPGFHEAIGDVLALSVSTPKHLQAIGLLDKVDDSKESTINFLMSIALDKIAFLPFGYLMDQWRWKVFDGRISSEEYNKEWWNLRLKYQGLCPPVTRTENDFDPGAKFHIPANVPYVRYFVSFVIQFQFHKALCNASGHTGPLHNCDIYNSKKAGKLLSDMMQLGFSKPWPEAMAMITNEPVMSVKPLMEYFEPLINWLKEENKKNEDILGWPDYSWMPTTIVEEHTTSVDFLGLSVDQAGAVAGQWILLVLGIVLLVSTTFLAYKYRKSKRLHKKSISQMELK from the exons ATGCACCGGGCAGTGTTGCTGCTGTCCCTAGTCGGAGTCGGGGTGGCTCTGAAACCTGAGTGGCAGCCTTCGATATACCAATCCACAGAGGCTGGGGCCATTGAGTTTTTGAATGATTACAACTCAACTGCTGAGCAAGTGTTCTACTATAGCACAGAGGCGAGCTGGGCGTACAGCACCAACCTGAACGATCACAATTCCCAGCAACAG gTGCTGGCAAATCTGGAAAAGCAAAGTTTCATAGAAGCATGGGGACAAGTGGCTAAGCAGACGTTCCCTGATGCACTACTGGACACCTTTACTGATACGAAAATAAAAGCCCTCATTAAAAAGATCAATGTCCTGGGACCTGCCAACCTCCCTGCCACAGAGCGAGAGCGG taCAATTCAATTCTGAGTCAGATGGGCAACATCTACTCCACTGCAAAGGTGTGTCCCAGCCCAGATGAGTGCTGGGCTTTAGAGCCTG agTTGACAAAGATTTTGGCATCTTCCCGGAGCTACAAGCAGCTACTCTATGCCTGGGAAGGCTGGCACAACAAGTCTGGAGAACCACTCAAACCCCTTTATCCTGAATTTGTTGAGCTCAGCAACAAGGCCTCCAGGATGGATG GTTTTGCAGACACTGGTGATGAATGGCGCTCCTGGTATGAATCTCCTAGCTTTGAGAAAGACCTGGAAAATCTGTTCAAGCAGCTGCAGCCTCTTTACCTGAACCTGCATGCTTTTGTCCGCCGGAAGCTGTATAACTACTATGGCCCCAAGTATATCAATCTAAAAGGCCCCATCCCTGCCCATCTACTCG GAAACATGTGGGCACAAAGCTGGAACAACATCTATGACATGATGATCCCTTTTCCAGACAAGCCCAATGTAGATGTGACTAAGACCATGGTTGCCCAA GGATACAATGCCACCTACATGTTTGAAGTGGCTCAAGAGTTCTTTACCTCTCTTGGTCTGAAAAAGATGCCTAATGAGTTCTGGGATAAGTCCATGTTGCAAAAGCCTACTGATGGCCGTGATGTGGTCTGCCACGCTTCTGCATGGGACTTTTATAACAGGGAGGACTTTAg GATTAAGCAGTGTACCACAGTGACAATGGAGCAGCTTTTTACTGTGCACCATGAGATGGGTCATGTAGAGTATTACCTACAATACAAAGACCAGCCAGTCAGCTTTAGAAGAGGTGCTAATCCTGGCTTTCATGAGGCAATTGGAgacacactttctctttctgtatctACACCCAAACACCTGCACACTATTGGCCTGCTTGACACACTAACTGATGACTATG AAACAGACATCAATTATCTTCTAAAGATGGCATTGGAAAAGATTGCTTTCCTTCCTTTTGGATACCTCATTGATCAGTGGCGCTGGAGTGTGTTCAATGGGCGCACACCGCCCGATCGGTACAACTCAGAGTGGTGGTACCTCAG AACAAAATATCAAGGTATCTGTCCACCAGTAAGACGGAATGAGGAGCAATTTGATGCTGGTGCAAAATACCATATTCCAGGAAATACCCCGTACATCAG GTACTTTGTGAGTTTCATTCTGCAGTTTCAATTTCATCAGAAGCTTTGCCAGGAAGCAGGACACACTGGACCTCTGCATAAGTGTGATATCTACAGATCAGCCAAAGCTGGGGCTGTTTTAGA GAAAGTCATGCAATCAGGTTCCTCAAAGATCTGGACTGAGGTGTTGCAAGAGAATTTGGGTACAAACCAAATGAATGCCAGTTCACTAATGGAATACTTTCAGCCTATCATCACCTGGTTAGAAGAACAGAACAGGCAGTCAGGTGAAACGCTCGGCTGGCCCGACTTTAATTGGATGCCTCCTGTTCCACAAGGTTACCCTGAAGACATTG CTGAAAAAATAACCGACGAGGCCCAGGCCAAACAGTTCCTGGCTGAATACAACTCCACAGCAGAAAACGTTTGGAACGCTTACACAGAGGCTTCATGGTCTTACAACACTGACATCAATGAAGAAAACAAGAAGATTATG CTCCAGAAAAATTTGGATATGGCCAATCACACAAAGACTTACGGATTGGAAGCCCGCAAGTATGACACTGCTGATTTCCAGGATGCCTCAGTGAAGCGGATACTAAAAAAACTCAGCGATCTGGAGAGGGCCGTgctccctgatgagcagctgagAGAG tACAATGACTTGTTGGCCTCCATGGAGACCACATACAGTGTAGCTAAAGTCTGTGAAGATCATGGTGCCTGTCTATCTCTTGATCCAG atctAAATAAGATTATGGCTGAGTCCAGGGACTACGACAGGCTGCTGTTTGCCTGGCAGGGCTGGCGAAATGCTTCAGGAAGAGAACTGCGCCAAAGCTACAAGAGATACGTCGAGCTTGCCAACTTAGCTGCCCAGAGTAACG gTCATGCTGACAACGGCGCTTTCTGGCGCTCCTTGTATGAAACGCCCACCTTCGAGCAGGACCTGGAGGCATTATGGAGTGAGTTACAGCCGCTCTATTTAAATCTCCATGCGTATGTACGGAGAGGGCTCTACAAAAAGTACGGGAAGGAGCGCATCAACCTTAAAGGGCCCATCCCTGCTCATTTACTAG GAAACATGTGGGCACAGACCTGGTCAGGAATCATGGACTTAGTGAACCCATACCCTGATGCCACTCAAGTGGATGTCACGCAATCTATGATAAACCTG gGCTGGGATGCAAAGCGAATGTTTCAGGAGTCTGACAACTTCTTCAAGTCAGTGGGCCTGATGCCTATGCCTGAAGAGTTCTGGAACAAGTCGATGTTGACAAAACCTGCAAACCGTGAAGTGGTGTGTCATGCCTCAGCCTGGGACTTTTACAATCGCAAAGACTTTAG GATTAAGCAATGCACAGTGGTGAACATGGATGACCTGATTACAGTGCATCATGAAATGGGCCATGTGCAGTATTTTCTCCAGTATAAGGATCAGCCCATCTCGTTCCGTGACGGTGCCAACCCGGGATTCCATGAGGCCATCGGAGATGTGCTGGCACTGTCAGTGTCCACACCCAAACACCTTCAAGCCATTGGCCTGCTTGATAAGGTTGATGACAGCAAAG AGAGCACCATCAACTTCCTAATGAGCATCGCCCTGGATAAAATCGCCTTCCTGCCATTCGGCTATCTGATGGACCAGTGGAGGTGGAAGGTGTTCGATGGCAGGATTTCGAGTGAGGAGTACAACAAAGAGTGGTGGAATCTCAG GCTGAAGTACCAGGGCTTGTGTCCACCTGTAACCCGTACAGAGAACGACTTCGACCCAGGCGCCAAGTTCCACATCCCAGCCAACGTGCCCTATGTCAG gtACTTTGTCAGCTTTGTgatccagttccagttccataaAGCTTTGTGCAATGCTTCGGGTCACACTGGACCGCTTCACAACTGTGACATCTATAATTCGAAAAAAGCAGGAAAACTCCTCAG TGATATGATGCAGCTGGGCTTCAGTAAGCCTTGGCCCGAGGCGATGGCGATGATCACCAATGAGCCTGTAATGTCTGTTAAGCCTCTAATGGAGTACTTCGAGCCTCTCATCAACTGGCTAAAGGAGGAGAACAAGAAGAACGAGGACATCCTTGGCTGGCCCGATTACAGCTGGATGCCAACCACGA TCGTGGAGGAGCATACAACTTCTGTGGATTTCTTAGGCTTGAGTGTGGATCAAGCTGGAGCTGTAGCTGGACAGTGGATTCTCCTTGTGCTGGGAATTGTTCTCCTGGTCTCCACAACCTTCTTGGCCTACAAATACCGGAAATCCAAACGCCTGCACAAGAAGTCCATCTCTCAAATGGAGCTCAAATAG